The following are encoded together in the Pelagicoccus enzymogenes genome:
- a CDS encoding sigma-70 family RNA polymerase sigma factor has product MVESGKQGDDALERQRFLSLFLRSEREIFRYVAALVPNASDAEDIVQQTAIALWEKFDSYDPSRPFTPWACRFALNKARQWMERRKRWQALLENGLAEEIVVRREELKPRLERRLSRLEGCLEKLPEDKRSLVEGYYYKRQTIEALAEASGRTVEATYKALQRVRQSLQMCIEGATRTEGAT; this is encoded by the coding sequence ATGGTTGAATCTGGGAAGCAGGGCGACGACGCGTTGGAGCGGCAGCGATTCCTTTCGCTTTTTCTGCGAAGCGAGAGGGAAATCTTCCGCTACGTGGCAGCCCTAGTGCCCAATGCTTCCGACGCGGAGGATATCGTTCAGCAGACGGCCATCGCCCTTTGGGAGAAGTTCGATTCCTACGACCCGTCGAGACCGTTCACCCCTTGGGCCTGTCGTTTCGCTCTGAACAAGGCCCGTCAGTGGATGGAGCGACGCAAGCGCTGGCAGGCATTGCTGGAGAATGGACTGGCCGAGGAAATCGTGGTCCGACGTGAGGAGCTGAAGCCGCGATTGGAGCGCCGCTTGAGCCGGTTGGAGGGCTGTTTAGAAAAGCTGCCCGAGGACAAGCGGTCCTTGGTGGAAGGCTATTACTACAAGCGCCAAACTATCGAGGCCTTGGCGGAAGCGTCGGGGCGGACAGTGGAAGCGACTTATAAGGCCTTGCAGCGCGTGCGCCAGTCGTTGCAAATGTGCATCGAGGGCGCGACTCGGACGGAGGGGGCGACATGA
- a CDS encoding glycoside hydrolase family 88 protein: MRNSLLLTLTLGLAAFGSAEPINTAQQILTRPDSVKEIMLRVADYQERDFGGEIRTDWKAGTYYSGLYAAYQATGDEDFRRQAIAWCENADWELSENHFFADDICAAQTFLDVYLDEKDPEMIADTVAALEPYFTQETIRRDQLGHAVWRDESRPFTGRNVWWWCDSLYMAPPVLTRLYSATGDQRYIDLLNNFYWDTVDFLYKEKDGLFARDETYFDKETPNGNPVYWSRGNGWVYAGLIRLLDHLPEDDPHRQDYIDLFVEMTRALVDLQHEDGLWRPALNDPDWKPSKESSGTSFFTYGLLGGINRGFLDKQAYLPVALKAWEGLVGCINTDGRLGYAQLVAGGPAHVRPSDSIDYAHGAFLLAASELYKMDLDNQDFAALEDPYEIKTLARDGVWTWFNDERVLYDGAGLYIGSIDSEGVSRIDYYSTILTQSPFAYQPKALSSWKSKDDHNNPAIIELETGDLLAAYSKHHLEPVWYTRHGTKKGPDNWRTVDWSEEQAIEAPAYTTYNNLVQLSEENGRVFNFMRVIGWNPTLVLSEDNGKSWSDPIELVRSGNDRTRPYVKYSNNGQDRIDLIFTDAHPRKDHENNVYHMYYQDGAFHKSDGTLIRTLEDIKSQPLVPTEATLIYDGTEAGRGWVWDLEYDEKGQPVVAFINSVDHEIGNDLRYRIARWDDASKKWTQGQVAYAGTHLYDREEHYAGGIAIDPQNTDQIYLSADVDPATGKPNATGRYQMFRGTYQDGSWSFQQLTHDAQVDNIRPIVPRDHDFDKIALWVRGRYTTYEDYDTAIVGILEKPGTE, translated from the coding sequence ATGCGAAATTCACTGTTGCTCACACTCACCCTCGGCCTCGCCGCCTTCGGTTCCGCCGAGCCTATCAATACCGCTCAGCAAATCCTCACCCGCCCCGACTCAGTAAAAGAGATCATGTTGCGCGTCGCCGACTACCAGGAGCGCGACTTCGGCGGAGAAATTCGCACCGACTGGAAAGCGGGCACCTACTACTCCGGCCTCTACGCCGCCTATCAAGCCACGGGGGACGAAGACTTCCGCCGCCAAGCCATCGCCTGGTGCGAAAACGCGGACTGGGAGCTCTCGGAAAACCACTTCTTCGCCGACGACATCTGCGCCGCCCAAACCTTCCTCGACGTCTACCTCGACGAGAAAGATCCCGAGATGATCGCCGACACCGTCGCCGCGCTCGAGCCCTACTTCACTCAGGAGACCATTCGCCGCGATCAGCTCGGCCATGCCGTCTGGCGCGACGAAAGCCGCCCCTTCACCGGCCGAAACGTCTGGTGGTGGTGCGACTCCCTCTACATGGCACCGCCGGTGCTCACCCGTCTGTATTCAGCGACCGGAGACCAACGCTACATCGACCTGCTGAACAATTTCTACTGGGATACCGTCGACTTCCTCTACAAGGAAAAGGACGGCCTTTTCGCTCGCGACGAAACCTATTTCGACAAGGAGACGCCTAACGGCAATCCCGTCTATTGGTCTCGCGGAAACGGCTGGGTCTACGCGGGCTTGATCCGCCTACTCGACCACTTGCCCGAAGACGATCCCCACCGCCAGGACTACATCGACCTCTTCGTCGAGATGACCCGAGCCCTCGTCGATCTGCAGCATGAAGACGGCCTCTGGCGCCCTGCCCTCAACGATCCGGACTGGAAGCCGTCGAAGGAAAGCAGCGGCACCTCCTTCTTCACCTACGGCCTGCTCGGCGGCATCAACCGCGGCTTCCTCGACAAGCAAGCCTACCTGCCCGTAGCGCTCAAAGCCTGGGAAGGCCTCGTCGGTTGCATCAACACCGACGGCCGCCTCGGCTACGCCCAGCTCGTCGCCGGCGGCCCTGCCCACGTTCGCCCCAGCGATTCCATCGACTACGCCCACGGCGCCTTCCTGCTGGCCGCTAGCGAACTCTACAAGATGGACCTGGACAACCAAGACTTCGCGGCGCTGGAAGATCCCTACGAAATCAAGACGCTCGCCCGCGACGGCGTCTGGACCTGGTTCAACGACGAACGCGTGCTCTACGACGGAGCCGGCCTCTACATCGGTTCCATCGACTCGGAAGGCGTCAGTCGCATAGACTACTACAGCACCATTCTCACTCAAAGCCCCTTCGCCTACCAGCCCAAGGCCTTGAGCAGCTGGAAGAGCAAGGACGACCACAACAACCCTGCCATCATCGAGCTCGAAACCGGCGACCTGCTCGCCGCCTACTCGAAACACCATCTCGAGCCCGTGTGGTACACCCGCCACGGCACGAAGAAAGGGCCCGACAACTGGCGAACTGTGGATTGGTCCGAGGAACAAGCCATCGAAGCCCCCGCCTACACGACCTACAACAACCTCGTGCAGCTCTCGGAAGAGAACGGACGCGTCTTCAACTTCATGCGGGTAATCGGCTGGAACCCGACCCTCGTGCTTTCCGAAGACAACGGAAAATCCTGGAGCGACCCCATCGAACTCGTGCGCTCGGGCAACGACAGGACCCGCCCTTACGTCAAGTACAGCAACAACGGCCAAGACCGCATCGACCTCATCTTTACCGACGCCCACCCGCGCAAGGACCACGAAAACAACGTCTACCACATGTACTACCAGGACGGCGCCTTCCATAAGAGCGACGGCACCCTCATCCGCACCTTGGAAGACATAAAATCGCAGCCGCTGGTTCCCACCGAAGCCACCCTCATCTACGACGGCACCGAAGCCGGTCGCGGCTGGGTATGGGATCTTGAATACGACGAGAAAGGCCAGCCCGTCGTCGCCTTCATAAACTCCGTGGATCACGAAATCGGCAACGACCTGCGCTACCGCATCGCCCGTTGGGACGACGCATCCAAAAAATGGACACAGGGCCAGGTCGCTTACGCCGGCACCCACCTCTACGACCGCGAGGAACACTACGCCGGCGGCATCGCCATCGACCCGCAGAACACCGACCAAATCTATCTCTCCGCCGACGTCGACCCCGCCACCGGAAAGCCCAACGCCACCGGCCGCTACCAGATGTTCCGGGGAACCTACCAAGACGGCTCCTGGAGCTTCCAGCAGCTCACCCACGACGCCCAGGTCGACAACATCCGCCCCATCGTCCCCCGCGATCACGACTTCGACAAAATCGCCCTCTGGGTGCGCGGACGCTATACCACCTACGAAGACTACGACACCGCCATCGTCGGCATCCTCGAAAAGCCCGGTACCGAATAG
- a CDS encoding glycoside hydrolase family 43 protein, whose amino-acid sequence MKRRFNVLAIAASLLGVASLPAKPAGYLFATFKGEQTPLTEQIYFGFSENGRDWKALNDGQPVLVSKQGEKGLRDPYILRSHDGEKFYMVATDLNINLKPNWSNAVRAGSRSIVVFESADLVNWSEPRLVEVAPEDAGCAWAPEAIYDDVNEDYIVFWASTTARDDFAKHRIWATRTEDFKTFGEPFIFIEKPTTVIDTTIINNGQAYYRFTKDEKFKAINMETAPQLAGPWIDVDGFTLAHLRGFEGPECYQIESAQGDQPARWCLILDKYSTGEGYYPFVTSDLASGDFEPADDFSFPFHFRHGSIIPLDAEELHRLQQKWGD is encoded by the coding sequence ATGAAACGACGCTTCAACGTCCTCGCTATTGCCGCCTCCCTTCTCGGCGTCGCCTCGCTCCCCGCAAAGCCAGCCGGCTATCTCTTCGCAACCTTCAAGGGGGAGCAAACACCGCTCACCGAGCAAATCTACTTTGGCTTCAGCGAAAACGGGCGCGACTGGAAAGCGCTCAACGACGGCCAACCTGTCCTCGTCAGCAAACAAGGAGAAAAAGGCCTGCGCGACCCCTACATCCTCCGGTCCCACGACGGGGAAAAATTCTACATGGTCGCCACCGACCTCAACATCAACCTGAAGCCAAACTGGAGCAACGCCGTACGCGCCGGAAGCCGGAGCATCGTCGTATTCGAATCGGCCGACCTCGTAAATTGGTCGGAGCCGCGTCTCGTGGAGGTTGCCCCCGAAGACGCGGGCTGCGCCTGGGCCCCAGAGGCCATTTACGACGACGTCAACGAAGACTACATTGTCTTCTGGGCCTCCACTACCGCGAGAGACGACTTTGCGAAACACCGCATCTGGGCAACTCGCACCGAAGACTTTAAAACCTTCGGCGAGCCCTTCATTTTCATCGAAAAACCGACCACCGTCATCGACACCACCATTATAAACAACGGCCAAGCCTACTACCGCTTCACCAAGGACGAGAAGTTCAAAGCCATCAACATGGAAACCGCGCCTCAGCTCGCCGGACCTTGGATCGATGTCGACGGCTTCACGCTTGCCCACCTGCGCGGTTTCGAAGGCCCGGAGTGCTACCAGATCGAGTCGGCTCAAGGCGACCAGCCCGCACGCTGGTGCCTCATTCTCGACAAGTACTCGACGGGCGAGGGCTACTATCCCTTCGTCACCTCCGACCTTGCTTCCGGCGACTTTGAACCCGCCGACGACTTCAGCTTCCCCTTCCATTTCCGCCACGGCTCCATCATCCCGCTCGACGCAGAAGAACTCCACCGCCTGCAGCAAAAGTGGGGCGACTGA
- a CDS encoding glycoside hydrolase family 2 TIM barrel-domain containing protein translates to MTKTRRSLFRASLAGCFVLILATLSSAAFPSAKPDPINFGWRFAEGENATAMQPGFDDSTWEAVDLPHDWAIHKNFDPEGDPNTAKLEWKGEGWYRKTFELPADAQGKRLQFLFDGVMANPTVYLNGEEVGSWIYGYNSFHIDATDAANFGGENVLAVHVDTQAHHSRWYPGAGIYRKVSMRLVDPVHIPYWGVAVTTPRVEDDEASVQVDVELANETGKAQSAEVVVEIVDPLGEVVRTETLAVEVPVAGIKATLQFELDAVKRWDVEHPHLYTAKTAILADRGMSDNLDTNFGIRTYEWTADDGFHLNGRRVDLQGVNEHHTHGMLGAAFFPRAVERKFEILRDMGVNALRTSHNPEAPEVLELCDRLGIVVFNELYDKWDRTGGVDVDTATFVNEYAEREVRNFVRRDRNHPSVMLWSVANEDGAVLTNRDGKSAEHVAKMVSYFEKYDNTRPTTMGCHVASGARREWGIFEALDSSGWNYSQRYMNFRKNYPEKPVIYSETASAFGTRGHYELDLPESKIDFGDDGFQNGFILTSAPWGDIPEHEFERMRKHRFLNGDFVWTGFDYLGEPTPARGVNSPPELKLEARSSYFGIVDLAGLPKDTFYLYRSQWNKADRTVHLSPHWNWSEGDQVPAIIYTDGDEAELFLNGRSIGRKSKVDPDQMQTANIAYQKTSYASSSQVVQDEGGNVLTDNTTDKAFDGNPNTRWAAADGTAPQFLKVDLGEERSFKQIRIQWERAAEIYDYAVLISSDDENWTPVGGEERRIGELTTIEFDWVDARFVKLEVNEIADNRWASVRELEVLDKETANRNPYYDVVDAYRIRFFDIPYEPGELKVVAYRDGQRIGEAAVQTAGPPATLELTPDRRVMKADGMDLCYVAIKLLDDEGRLCPWAMDELSFETEGAATFMGVANGNSIGFDALTDETHPLFYGQAVAVLRSKPGTAGRATLTVKAEGYPKSKVEVLFAD, encoded by the coding sequence ATGACAAAGACGCGTCGGTCCCTCTTTCGCGCCAGCTTGGCTGGTTGTTTCGTTTTAATTCTGGCAACGCTGTCGAGTGCCGCGTTTCCATCCGCCAAGCCGGATCCCATCAATTTCGGGTGGCGCTTTGCTGAAGGGGAAAACGCCACCGCGATGCAGCCGGGCTTCGACGATTCGACCTGGGAAGCGGTCGACTTGCCGCACGATTGGGCGATCCACAAGAATTTCGACCCGGAGGGCGATCCGAATACTGCCAAGCTGGAATGGAAGGGCGAGGGCTGGTATCGAAAGACTTTCGAACTGCCCGCCGATGCCCAAGGGAAGCGGTTGCAGTTTCTCTTCGACGGCGTGATGGCCAACCCGACGGTCTACCTCAATGGCGAGGAAGTCGGATCATGGATCTATGGATACAACTCCTTCCATATCGATGCGACCGATGCGGCGAACTTCGGAGGCGAAAATGTGCTGGCGGTGCATGTGGATACCCAAGCTCACCATTCGCGTTGGTATCCGGGAGCAGGCATCTATCGCAAGGTCTCGATGCGTCTGGTCGATCCGGTGCACATTCCCTACTGGGGAGTCGCGGTTACGACGCCCCGAGTCGAGGACGATGAAGCGTCGGTGCAGGTCGACGTGGAGTTGGCGAACGAAACCGGAAAGGCTCAATCCGCTGAGGTCGTGGTGGAAATCGTGGACCCGCTGGGCGAGGTAGTGCGAACGGAAACTCTAGCGGTAGAGGTGCCGGTCGCGGGAATCAAGGCAACTCTCCAATTCGAGCTCGACGCGGTCAAGCGCTGGGACGTGGAGCACCCGCACCTTTACACGGCGAAGACCGCTATTCTCGCCGATAGAGGAATGTCAGATAATTTGGATACGAATTTCGGCATCCGTACCTACGAATGGACGGCCGACGATGGGTTTCACCTTAACGGGCGACGCGTGGACTTGCAGGGGGTGAACGAGCACCACACGCACGGCATGCTGGGAGCGGCGTTTTTTCCGCGAGCGGTGGAGCGTAAGTTCGAGATCCTGCGGGACATGGGTGTCAACGCCCTGCGCACTTCGCACAATCCGGAAGCGCCTGAAGTTTTGGAGCTGTGCGACCGCTTGGGAATCGTCGTATTCAACGAGCTCTACGACAAGTGGGATCGTACCGGTGGGGTGGATGTGGACACGGCGACCTTCGTCAACGAGTACGCGGAACGCGAGGTGCGTAATTTCGTGCGACGCGATCGGAACCATCCGTCGGTGATGCTTTGGTCGGTGGCCAACGAGGATGGCGCGGTGCTGACCAACCGCGATGGGAAGTCGGCGGAGCACGTGGCGAAGATGGTCTCGTATTTCGAAAAGTACGACAACACCCGTCCCACCACCATGGGCTGTCACGTGGCTAGTGGAGCCCGACGCGAGTGGGGAATCTTCGAGGCGCTCGACAGCTCGGGCTGGAACTACTCCCAGCGCTATATGAACTTCCGCAAGAACTACCCCGAGAAGCCGGTCATCTACAGCGAAACCGCATCGGCCTTCGGCACCCGCGGCCACTACGAACTGGATCTGCCCGAGTCGAAGATCGATTTCGGCGACGACGGATTCCAAAACGGCTTCATCCTGACCTCTGCTCCTTGGGGAGATATCCCGGAGCACGAATTCGAGCGCATGCGCAAGCATCGGTTTCTCAACGGCGACTTCGTTTGGACCGGGTTCGACTACCTCGGCGAACCGACGCCCGCTCGTGGCGTGAATTCGCCGCCAGAGCTAAAACTCGAGGCGCGCAGCAGCTACTTTGGCATCGTTGATTTGGCGGGACTGCCGAAGGACACCTTTTACCTCTACCGCAGCCAGTGGAACAAGGCGGACCGCACGGTGCACCTTTCTCCGCACTGGAACTGGTCGGAGGGCGATCAAGTGCCGGCCATCATCTATACCGATGGCGACGAAGCGGAGCTGTTTCTCAATGGCCGCAGCATCGGGCGAAAGTCGAAGGTCGACCCCGATCAGATGCAGACCGCGAATATTGCGTATCAGAAAACTAGTTACGCCAGCAGCTCGCAGGTGGTGCAGGACGAAGGTGGAAACGTGTTGACGGACAATACCACGGACAAGGCCTTCGACGGAAACCCGAACACGCGTTGGGCAGCTGCGGACGGGACCGCGCCGCAATTCCTCAAGGTAGACCTAGGAGAAGAGCGTTCCTTCAAGCAGATCCGTATCCAGTGGGAGAGAGCAGCTGAGATCTACGACTACGCGGTCTTGATCTCGAGTGATGATGAAAACTGGACGCCAGTGGGCGGCGAGGAGAGACGTATCGGCGAGCTCACTACCATCGAGTTCGATTGGGTTGACGCCCGCTTCGTGAAGCTGGAGGTGAACGAAATCGCAGATAACCGCTGGGCGAGCGTGAGAGAGCTTGAGGTTTTGGATAAGGAGACGGCCAACCGCAATCCCTACTACGACGTCGTCGACGCCTACCGTATCCGCTTTTTCGATATTCCCTACGAACCCGGCGAACTGAAGGTCGTGGCTTATCGTGACGGACAGCGGATCGGCGAGGCCGCGGTCCAGACGGCCGGACCCCCGGCAACGCTGGAGCTCACGCCCGACCGAAGGGTCATGAAGGCGGATGGTATGGATCTCTGTTACGTGGCGATCAAGCTGCTCGACGACGAGGGCCGCCTGTGTCCTTGGGCCATGGACGAACTTAGTTTCGAGACCGAAGGGGCTGCCACCTTCATGGGGGTCGCCAATGGCAACTCGATCGGCTTCGACGCCCTCACGGACGAGACCCATCCCTTGTTCTACGGACAAGCAGTCGCGGTGCTGCGGAGCAAGCCCGGCACGGCCGGACGAGCGACGCTCACGGTAAAAGCAGAAGGCTATCCCAAGTCGAAGGTCGAGGTTCTTTTCGCCGACTGA